In Eubacteriales bacterium mix99, the DNA window TAAACCGGAATTCTCAGAAAATGGTGGATGAGATCCACAGACAGTTCAATACCATTGCAGGTCTGAAGGAAGGAAAACCAGGTGTCATGCCCGAATACGACAAATGCATTGATATTGCTGCAGTCGGTGCCATCAAGGAACTGATCCCTGCCGGCGTTTTCACAATCCTCAGTACTCTGGTGGTAGGATTTGTCGGAGGCCCCCAGGCAATGGGCGGTTTCCTTGGCGGAAACATCATTACCGGCCTGTTCCTGGCATTACTCATGAGCAATGCAGGCGGGCTCTGGGACAATTCCAAGAAGTTCATTGAATCCGGAAACTACGGCGGCAAAGGCAGCGATGCCCATAAAGCCAGCGTAATCGGAGACACGGTAGGCGATCCTTTCAAGGATACTGCCGGCCCGTCCATCAATACACAGATTACCGTGGTTTCCCTGGTAGCAACCATTACAGCTACCCTGTTCGCAACCTTCTCTCTGTTTGGCTGATTCCATCCATAAGAAACCGGGAAGAAAGAAGCAGAACAGAAACAAAAACTGCCGGGTGAAATCAGATACCCGACAGGAACGAAACAAAAAACAAGGAAAGTAACAAAGAAAGCACCCTGTGGGGAACAACTCCCGCAAGGTGCTTTTATTATCGGTTCACGGACATCCTCCGTTATCTTACGATCACGTCGTCTCTCTTCGGCCCGTTGGAAATCAGCCGGACGGGATATCCGATCTTCTTTTCAATAAACTCCACATATTTCTTCGCGTTATTCGGAAGCTTCTCAAAGTCATGAATCCCGCTGATATCGCATTTCCAGCCGTCCAGATACTCATACACGGGTTTTGCCCGATTCAGAAGGGGGGTAATGGGGAAAATATCGGTTACCCTATCGTCGATTTCATAGCCGGTACAAATCGGTATGATGTCCAGATAGCCCAATACATCCAGCAGTGACAAGGCAACCTGGGTTGTCCCCTGCAGCAGGCATCCATATTTTGTTGCCACCGTATCAAACCAGCCCATTCTCCGCGGCCGTCCTGTGGTGGCTCCGTATTCCCCGTCGTTTCCACCGCGTTTGCGCAAATTTTCCGCCTCGTCTCCAAAAATCTCGCTGACAAACGCACCGGCTCCCACACAGGAGGAATACGCCTTTACCACGGTTATGACATCGGAAATCTGATTGGGAGCAACCCCGGCCCCCACTGTGCCAAATCCGGCCAATGGAGAAGAGGAAGTCACAAAAGGATAGATTCCGTTGTCCGGATCCTTCAGCGCACCCAGCTGTCCTTCCAGAAGAATGCTTTTGCCCTTTGCCTCATGCAGGTATACCGCAGCATTGACCAGCATTGGCCTCAGCCTGTCCCGATAAGAGGTGATCTCCTCATAAATCGCCTGTGGGTCAAGAAGTTCGGCACCTTTGTAAAGCGCCCGGATCATCGCATTTTTAATTTCACAGACATGATCCAGACGGTCCTTCAGAAGCGAATCTTCATAAAGTTCACCGGCCTGAATCCCGATTTTTGCATATTTGTCGGAATAAAACGGTGCAATGCCGGATTTTGTAGAGCCGAAGCTTCTGCCTCCCAGACGTTCCTCTTCCAGCTTGTCAAATAAAATATGATAGGGCATAACAATCTGAGCACGATCGGAAACAAGAAGATTGGGCGTCGGAATGCCTTTTGCTGTCAGACCGTCCAGCTCCTTGAAAAAGGTGGGCAGATGCAGGGCGACTCCCTGACCGATCAGATTTACAACATCAGGATGAAATACACCGGACGGCAGCAGGTGAAGTGCCGTTTTTCCATACTCGTTGATAATCGTATGCCCTGCATTGGCTCCTCCCTGAAAGCGAACGACAATATCCGCTTTTCCTGCCAGCAAATCCGTTATTTTTCCCTTGCCTTCGTCTCCCCAGTTTCCTCCCACAATGGCCTTTACCATAAATTCAACCTCCCACTGTATTTAACTAGCTTGCTGCCGGATGCATCAGCCGACAGCACAAGACTGCAGTTGCTTTAACGGTGCAGCTTTTTTGCCTGCTCCTGCAGCGCAATGTCTTCTTCCCTGGTTGCTTCAATTACAACATTATGTGGAATGGGACGCCCATTCTTTCCAACATTGACATAGGTGATAAATCCATTTACAATCTCCGTATCGCCCACGCGCATGCAGATATTGGCGATCAGACTGGTTCTCCCCGCCAAAACAATCTTTCCCGTAAACTTAACAATCTCCCCGAGCTGAACGGGCTTTTTAAAAACCATATTGTGTATGTTCAGACAGACAATATTCTCCACCGGAATAAAGGCGGCCGCAGCCATCAGGCCGGTCTCGACAAACCACTCGGCCATACGTCCGGCGAACAACGTTCCATGATGGTTCAAATCCGCATTTTTTACCAAATGCCGGGTAGTAACAGGTACAATATCCATAAACAATCTCCTTTCCGCCTCCAGGCGGGTTCCTATATGAAACAATAACAAGCTTTCAATAATGTTTGCTTTTCTTTGTCCGGGCATACGGATTATATCACATCTGCAAGGAAAGAACCAGACAAGGGAAACCAGCAGAATCTGCAAACCAGTATTGACAGATGAGAAATCCGGTGCTAAGCTAT includes these proteins:
- a CDS encoding adenylosuccinate synthase, yielding MVKAIVGGNWGDEGKGKITDLLAGKADIVVRFQGGANAGHTIINEYGKTALHLLPSGVFHPDVVNLIGQGVALHLPTFFKELDGLTAKGIPTPNLLVSDRAQIVMPYHILFDKLEEERLGGRSFGSTKSGIAPFYSDKYAKIGIQAGELYEDSLLKDRLDHVCEIKNAMIRALYKGAELLDPQAIYEEITSYRDRLRPMLVNAAVYLHEAKGKSILLEGQLGALKDPDNGIYPFVTSSSPLAGFGTVGAGVAPNQISDVITVVKAYSSCVGAGAFVSEIFGDEAENLRKRGGNDGEYGATTGRPRRMGWFDTVATKYGCLLQGTTQVALSLLDVLGYLDIIPICTGYEIDDRVTDIFPITPLLNRAKPVYEYLDGWKCDISGIHDFEKLPNNAKKYVEFIEKKIGYPVRLISNGPKRDDVIVR
- a CDS encoding acyl-CoA thioesterase gives rise to the protein MDIVPVTTRHLVKNADLNHHGTLFAGRMAEWFVETGLMAAAAFIPVENIVCLNIHNMVFKKPVQLGEIVKFTGKIVLAGRTSLIANICMRVGDTEIVNGFITYVNVGKNGRPIPHNVVIEATREEDIALQEQAKKLHR